From one Gemmatimonadota bacterium genomic stretch:
- a CDS encoding superoxide dismutase, with translation MAYPFKLPELGYPYDALEPHIDARTMEIHHSKHHGTYTTNLNAALEKHAELQGQEAEALLRDMSKVPEDIRTAVRNNGGGYVNHNLFWEIMTPGGGKEPAGALARALDEAFGSFDNFRDQVSKAALGRFGSGWAWLVLDGVGKPKVLSTANQDSPLMDGQLPVLGLDVWEHAYYLKYQNRRPDYVQAWWNVVNWDVVARRFEEARDVTGR, from the coding sequence ATGGCTTATCCGTTCAAGCTGCCGGAGCTGGGCTACCCCTACGACGCCCTCGAGCCGCACATCGATGCGCGAACCATGGAGATCCACCACAGCAAGCACCACGGTACCTACACCACCAACCTGAATGCCGCGCTGGAGAAGCACGCGGAGCTGCAGGGGCAGGAAGCGGAGGCGCTCTTGCGCGACATGAGCAAGGTGCCAGAGGACATTCGCACGGCGGTACGGAACAATGGCGGCGGCTACGTCAACCACAACCTCTTCTGGGAGATCATGACTCCTGGTGGCGGCAAGGAGCCGGCCGGCGCCCTGGCGCGCGCACTGGACGAGGCGTTCGGCTCCTTCGACAATTTCCGCGACCAGGTGAGCAAGGCGGCGCTGGGGCGCTTCGGCTCGGGCTGGGCGTGGCTGGTGCTGGACGGCGTGGGCAAGCCGAAGGTCCTGTCCACGGCCAATCAGGACAGCCCGCTCATGGACGGGCAGCTCCCGGTGCTGGGCCTGGACGTATGGGAGCACGCCTACTACCTGAAGTATCAGAACCGGCGCCCTGACTACGTGCAGGCCTGGTGGAACGTGGTCAACTGGGACGTGGTGGCGCGGCGCTTCGAAGAGGCCCGTGACGTGACCGGCCGCTAG